One stretch of Caldalkalibacillus salinus DNA includes these proteins:
- a CDS encoding FMN-dependent NADH-azoreductase yields MEKVLYITANPKGIEQSLSLTVGQAFLDTLKQENPSCEVTHLDLYQTDIPFIDEDVFNGWGKLQQGEDFGALSAEEQAKVSRINELTEQFMQADKYVFVTPLWNFSFPPKVKAYIDTFAIAGKTFKYTEQGPVGLLNNKKAVHIQARGGIYSEGPAQEMEFGDRYLRTVLNFVGIEDTESVIVEGAAAMPDKVDEIKANAIERAKVVAKDFAKAHTTV; encoded by the coding sequence ATGGAGAAAGTATTGTATATTACTGCTAATCCGAAAGGTATTGAGCAGTCATTAAGTCTAACGGTTGGGCAAGCATTTTTAGATACATTAAAGCAGGAGAACCCAAGCTGTGAAGTGACTCACCTTGATTTATATCAAACGGATATTCCCTTTATCGATGAAGATGTTTTTAACGGATGGGGAAAATTACAACAAGGTGAAGACTTTGGTGCACTATCTGCAGAAGAACAAGCGAAAGTCAGTCGTATTAATGAGCTTACTGAGCAATTTATGCAAGCAGATAAATACGTTTTTGTCACACCACTATGGAACTTTAGTTTCCCTCCAAAGGTGAAGGCTTACATCGATACGTTTGCTATCGCGGGTAAGACATTCAAATACACTGAACAGGGGCCAGTCGGTCTTCTTAATAACAAAAAGGCTGTTCATATCCAAGCACGTGGCGGCATTTATTCAGAAGGACCCGCACAAGAGATGGAATTTGGTGACCGCTACCTACGTACGGTCCTTAATTTCGTTGGCATTGAAGATACTGAATCCGTTATTGTTGAAGGTGCTGCAGCTATGCCAGATAAGGTAGATGAGATTAAAGCAAACGCTATTGAACGTGCCAAAGTTGTAGCTAAAGATTTTGCCAAAGCGCACACCACGGTTTAA